A window of Candidatus Palauibacter soopunensis contains these coding sequences:
- a CDS encoding multicopper oxidase family protein, whose protein sequence is MRYLAVAATISALLPLGTAPAAGQQHAGHMMATDSMGAVWRMPPQPIPMPMMLPGLMGAVPGVTPYLPDPGHDPAMLPEAVFREVVEMADGDTLRLEAGFVRRTIGMRTFTMYGFNGQYPGPLIRVPQGAEIIVLFTNHIDLPTAVHWHGLRLENEFDGVPGVTQDPVAPGESFMYRVYFPDAGLYWYHPHHREDIQQDLGLYGNMLVDAPAADYYGPANGEDFLMLDDLLVDDGGLFPWGREAAVQTLMGRFGNQLLVNGEPRWEATVRRGEVRRLYLTNVANTRTFNLVLEGAEMKLVGADVSKFERESVISNVVLAPAQRYIVDARFDEPGTWALLNPIQAIDHFNGRFYPQTDTLGIVTVLDEPVAEDHGDAFSTLREHADVIDDIDRYRAEFGRPVDHELELTVRVGNLPSDIVAVMAIDTLYFPPVEWTDAMPMMNFLSTSENLTWILRDTGTGKENRDIDWRFTVGDVRKIRIHNQRRSFHPMQHPIHIHGQRFLVLSKDGVPSDNLAWKDTVVIPVGSTFDILLEASNSGRWMAHCHIAEHLEAGMSMVFTVDPG, encoded by the coding sequence GTGCGCTACCTCGCCGTCGCCGCGACCATCTCCGCGCTGCTGCCGCTGGGCACCGCCCCGGCGGCCGGGCAGCAGCACGCGGGCCACATGATGGCGACGGACAGCATGGGGGCCGTGTGGCGCATGCCGCCGCAACCGATCCCGATGCCGATGATGCTTCCGGGCCTGATGGGCGCCGTCCCCGGGGTGACTCCGTACCTGCCCGACCCCGGCCACGATCCCGCGATGCTTCCGGAGGCGGTCTTCCGCGAGGTCGTGGAGATGGCCGACGGCGACACGCTCCGCCTCGAGGCCGGGTTCGTGCGGCGCACGATCGGGATGCGGACCTTCACGATGTACGGCTTCAACGGGCAGTATCCCGGACCCCTCATCCGCGTCCCGCAGGGCGCGGAGATCATCGTCCTGTTCACGAACCACATCGACCTGCCCACCGCGGTCCACTGGCACGGCCTGCGACTCGAGAACGAGTTCGACGGCGTGCCCGGCGTCACCCAGGACCCGGTCGCCCCGGGCGAGTCGTTCATGTACCGGGTCTACTTCCCCGACGCCGGTCTTTACTGGTACCACCCGCACCACCGCGAGGACATCCAGCAGGACCTCGGCCTGTACGGGAACATGCTCGTCGACGCGCCCGCCGCGGATTACTACGGCCCGGCGAACGGCGAGGACTTCCTCATGCTCGACGACCTGCTCGTCGACGACGGAGGACTCTTCCCCTGGGGACGCGAAGCCGCCGTGCAGACGCTGATGGGCCGCTTCGGGAACCAGTTGCTCGTGAACGGCGAGCCGCGCTGGGAGGCGACGGTCCGCCGCGGCGAGGTCCGCCGGCTCTACCTCACGAACGTCGCCAACACGCGCACCTTCAACCTCGTCCTCGAGGGCGCGGAGATGAAGCTGGTGGGCGCCGACGTGAGCAAGTTCGAGCGCGAGAGCGTCATCTCGAACGTCGTCCTCGCCCCGGCCCAGCGGTACATCGTCGACGCCCGCTTCGACGAACCGGGGACCTGGGCGCTCCTCAACCCGATCCAGGCCATCGACCACTTCAACGGCCGCTTCTATCCCCAGACCGACACGCTCGGCATTGTCACGGTCCTCGACGAACCGGTGGCGGAAGACCACGGGGACGCGTTCTCCACCTTGCGCGAGCACGCGGACGTCATCGACGACATCGACCGCTACCGTGCCGAGTTCGGCCGGCCCGTCGACCACGAGCTCGAACTCACCGTCCGGGTCGGGAACCTTCCCAGCGACATCGTCGCGGTGATGGCCATCGACACCCTCTACTTCCCACCCGTCGAGTGGACGGACGCGATGCCGATGATGAACTTCCTCTCGACATCGGAGAACCTGACCTGGATCCTGCGCGACACGGGGACGGGGAAGGAGAACCGGGACATCGACTGGCGCTTCACCGTGGGGGACGTGCGGAAGATCCGCATCCACAACCAGCGCCGCTCGTTCCACCCCATGCAGCACCCGATCCACATCCACGGCCAGCGCTTCCTCGTGCTCTCGAAGGACGGGGTGCCGTCGGACAATCTCGCCTGGAAGGACACGGTCGTGATCCCGGTCGGATCGACGTTCGACATCCTGCTGGAGGCTTCCAACTCTGGCCGATGGATGGCGCACTGCCATATTGCGGAGCACCTGGAGGCCGGCATGTCCATGGTGTTCACGGTGGACCCCGGCTAG